GCCATCCGTGCGGCATGAGTCACATTGCCTGAGGTCTTCTTGAGAAGATGCCTGATATAGTTCACGGTAAAATGCTCAAGGACCCTGTTTCGAGCCGTCTTATAATCCATCGACATGGTTTCACAGGAGACACCACCGGTGAAATGCCCAAACTGAGTTGTATCCTCAAAGGCATCCCTGTCTATAATGGACCCTTTTGAAAAGATAACGGCCCTCTTTATTGTATTCTGAAGCTCCCGGACATTTCCCCTCCACTCTCTGACCTTAAGATAATCCAGGGCGTCCCGGGAAAAACCCGTTATACTCTTGCCGTACTCAAGGGCGTACTCTATAAGGAAATGCTCTGCAAGGAGAGGAATATCATCAACCCGATCATTTAAAGAGGGCATCCTTACGGTAATCACATTCAACCTGTAATAGAGATCGTCTCTGAACTGGCCATCTTCAATCTTCCTCTCAATCTCCTGGTTCGTTGAAGCGATGACCCTTACATTCACCTTCACACTCGCTGTATCCCCAAGGGGTTTGAACTCCTTTTCCTGAAGAACCCTGAGGAGTTTACTCTGAACGGAGAGAGGGATATCTCCGATCTCATCGAGGAAGAGCGTTCCGCCATCGGCCGCCTCAAAGAGGCCCTTTCTGTCGCTGACGGCAGAGGTAAAGGCCCCCTTCCTGTAGCCGAAGAGTTCACTTTCGAGGATGGACTCGGGGATGGCAGGGCAGTTCACAGCGATAAAGGGTCCCTTCGATCGTCTGCTGAAACGGTGGGTCGTTCGGGCAGCCAGTTCCTTGCCGGTCCCGGTCTCTCCTGTAATCAGGACGGTCTCACCCGTCTCTGCAATGGTCCTGATCCTGTCAAGAAGGTTGGCCATCACATCACTCTCACCAATCAACTCCCTCTTCAGGGAGGCATACTTCACGCGTTCTTCGAGAAAACGCTTCTCTTTAAGAACCCTCCTGTACTCCAGCGCCCTCTTTAACGTATGGATTAACCTCTCGTTATCTACCGGTTTGGTCAGGAAATCATAGGCACCCTTCTTTAGTGCCTCAACAGCAAGATCCACCGTCCCGTATCCTGTCAGTATGATCACGATGAGGTCGCTGTCAATCTTCCTGAGATCCTCGAGCAGGGCGATCCCGTCTTTCCCCGGCATCTTCACGTCGGTGATCACCACATCAACCCCATCACCGGATATAGCGCCAACGGCATCCCTCCCCCTCGTCACCCCCACCACCTGTACATTCAGTTCAGTTGAAAGAAGTCTTTCAAGGAATACAAGCATATCCTTTTTATCATCCACAACAAGGACTTTTTCAGACATGACCGCTCCTCACGCCCCTTTCCATAGGCAGAGAGACCGTAAAGGTGCTGCCTCTGCCGACCTCGGATTCAACAATAATATCGCCATGGTGTTCCTTTACTATACCATAGCTTACTGAAAGACCGAGCCCCGTCCCTTCCCCGGGCTCCTTCGTTGTAAAGAAGGGTTCAAATATCCTTCCCCTGATCTCCTCCGGGATACCCACGCCGTTGTCCCGCACAGAAATGAAAATCCGGGACGGAGACTTATTGCAGTTGCTTTCTATCATTATCTCCCCACCGGGAGAGACTGCCTGTATGGCGTTCACTATAATATTCATAAAGACCTGTCTCATCTTTTCCCGGTCAAGCATCACCTCAGGCACAGAGGATGAGTACTTTCTTGCTATATCAACCCCCTTCGCCTCAACTTGATAGGAAAGCATCTCTACAACCCCGTCAACCAGCCTGTGAATATCGAGCAATTCAGGACGTGTTTCAGTGCGGCGTGAAAACTTCAGCAGGTCCTCAACTATCCGTTTACATGTCTCCGCGTTCCGGCTGATCACCCCTATATCCGATCTTACGCCGTCTTTTTCTCTTAGTTCTTTCATCAGTATCCCGGAGTACCCGAGGATAATCCCCAAGGGGTTGTTAAGCTCATGAGCAAGCCCGGCAGCAAGCTGGCCTATGGATGCTAAACGGTCTGCCTCCTTTAGCCGGTCCTGTACCCTCTTCCACTCACTGATATCCTTTACGATCGCCTCGAACCCACATATCTCTCCATCATCACTCCTCCGGAAATTTGCTGTAATAAGTACGTCTATCAACCCGCCGTCAATACCCCTCAGTTGTGTCTCGTAGTCTTTAACAAAGCCTACATTCTTCATCCTGTCGAGGAAGTCGGTATAATCATCCTTATTGATAAAGATGTCATAGAACGTCTTATGCCGGATCAGGTTTGACTTGTCTTCACATCCAAAGAGTTCGAGCCCTGCAGGATTAACGTCCTGGATAAATCCTTCACAGTCGGCAATCAGTATCGTGTCCTTCGAGCCTTCAAAAATACGCCTGTATTTCAACTCGGAACCCTTCATTTTATCCTGTGAGTTCTTCAGATAAGCCATCATTCGGTTGAATGCCTCGGCCAGTTCACCGATCTCGTCTTTACTCGCGACCTCAACCCTCGTATCGAGGTCTTTCTCGCCCTTGACGACAGACTTGAAAAACCTGCTTACATCCTTTATCGGTTTTACAGCAACGATATTTATGTAGTAGTTCACCGAAAGAAAGAGGAATACAACTCCCACAATCCCGGTCAGAAAAATAGAGAAGACCAGTCCCTTGATCTGCAGAAAGGCCTCGTCTATGGGGATTGCAATGGACTCGACTCCGATGATTTCTCCGGCGGTTCTGTAAAACCCCCCTTTTTTGCCATACAACCTGACAAGGGATACCGGCGCATTAGCAGGATCCCCGTGGCATAAAAGACATTCCTTCTCTATAACTATCGGGCGGGCCTGTATAAAGTATCTCTTTCCATTCTGCTTTACCACTTCCCGTATTTTCTCAATTTTTTTATTCCTGAAGAGCCCTATGTATCGCAAATCGAGCTTATTCGGGCTGTTCCGGGGGTTCATCGGGTTGATTGCCACCCTCCGGTATTCAAAATCGGGGAAGGACTTCTTGAACTCCGACATAATTCCCTTGTTCATGAACGAAACCGACATGGCTTCGGGGATAAAAGAATCTTCCGGCAGGATATGAAACAGCTTGGGACGCACCTGTTTTCTAATATATTGAACCGTTGCCTGTATATGAGAAAAGAGGATATCTGTCTTTTCATAAGTCTGGTTGATGCTTGTATCCTTTAGATTGAAATAAATGAGGACGTTGAAGAGGCACCAGAAAAAGATAACGATAAAACCGATTCCAAGAAAGAACTTGGTGGTGAGGCTCATGTCTCTGAGGGGTTTCATGACAAAGTTACACGTCAGGGATTTTGCGTTATTTGCGTTACCGGATAACCTGCTAAGAATACCATAGAGTGAAGCTCCCCGGCCAAAGACCGGGGCATTCAGTCGGCATCCTCGTAAAAAGACATCCAGTGTCTGTTTATCTCATTGCGGGCTCGACCCGGAATCAGGTCTTGTCGCTCCGGGTCCCCGCTCCCGGATCAAAATCGTCGCGAGGCATAGCAATAATGACGAATGGGATCTGCAACAACGAACAAGCAGACTTAACTTGTGAATTTATCAGTAGTCAAAATTGATACACTCGTAATAAATCAGAAATACCCTATTCTGTCATTCTGAATCCCGAATTAACTTCGGGAAATCTATATAAATCAAGAAGTTATGAGACCCTGAAACAATACTGAATCAAGTTCAGCACATGGTTCAGAGCCTGCCCTGAATTTATTTCAGGGGTGACAATCAGGACTTTTTACGAGTGCATCAAAATTGATATTCCGGTAAAAAGTCGTCATTCCCGAGAAAGCGGGAACCCGGAAAGCGTGTAACTATTTGAAATAACTGGATTCCCGTTTCCACGGGAATGACAAAAAACACTTTTTCAGATTTTTCCGACTTTTTATGAGAATATCAAAACTGTTTTAAGAACCGAAGGCCATTTTCAAAGAAGAGCCTTATATCATCTATGCCGTATTTGAGCATTGTGAGCCTTTCAACTCCCATGCCAAAGGCAAACCCCGTATATTTCTCGGTATCGTAGTTCACGGCTTCAAATACCCTGGGGTGAACCATACCTGACCCGAGGACTTCAAGCCACCCGGTTCCTTTACAGACCCTGCACCCCTGTCCTCCGCAAAGGATACATCCAATATCCACCTCAGCCGACGGTTCCGTGAAGGGGAAATAACTGGGCCTGAATCTCACAGGAGTATCAGGGCCAAAGAGGTTGTGGATAAAAACCTCAAGAATTCCCTTCAGGTGGGCAAAGGTGATATCCTCTCCAACCATCAGGCCCTCAACCTGATGGAACATCGGTGTGTGAGAAACATCGGCATCACACCTGTAGACCTTACCGGGGGCAATAACACGGAATGGGGGATTTCTCCGCTCCATTACCCTGATCTGGACAGGTGAGGTATGGGTCCTCAGCACCACATCGCTTTCAAATGTATACTCCATACCGGGGGTGCTGTCCCCGACCCCTGTCTCTACATAGAAGGTATCCTGCATGTCCCTGGCAGGATGATCCTTTGGTATGTTCAGCGCCTCAAAATTATAGTAATCAAGTTCAACCTCGGGACCTTCTTCAACTGTAAATCCCATGAAGGTAAAAATATCGATAATTTCTTCAAGAACCTGATTAACCGGATGGATTGTGCCTGGTTGAATATATTTACCGGGAAGGGTTATATCGAGGGATTCCGAGGCGACCTTTTCCACCATATCCCTCTCGGATAATGCTGCCTCCAGCCTTTCGATCTCTTCTTCAACAAACCTCTTCAGTTCATTGATCTCTTTCCCGGCCTCCGGACGTTCCTCCTTCGGCAGCAACGAAAGGGACCTGAGTTGTTGGGTCAGCAATCCCTTCTTACCCAGATACCTGACCTTTAAGTCCCTTAGTTGCCGGAGTGTATTTAAACCTTTCAAATCAGACAGGAAGCCGTCCCTGAGCCCCTTTATATCTTCCATTACCATAGATTATGCAGCAAGTGCCTGCTTTGCCTTTTCAACGAGTTCACCAAATGTATTGGGATCACTGTAGGCAATTTCAGCGAGAACCTTCCTGTCAAGGCCGATTTCAGCCTTCTTTAGGCCACAGATAAACTCACCATAGGTCATACCGGCCTGCCTTGCTGCAGCATTAATCCTTATTATCCAGAGACGCCTGAAATCACGCTTCTTTGCCCTTCTGTCCCTGTAGGCATCCTGCAGTGCATGTTCAACGGCCTGTTTTGCAACCTTGTAACATCTGCTTCTGGCCCCGTAAAAACCGCTGGCCATCTTGAGGACTTTCTTCCTCCTTCTTCTTGTCTTGAAACCACCCTTTGCCCTTGGCATTTTATAAAACCTCCTTATATCTCCATCTCTGTATCTCTGTGTTAAGCATTACACATCGAGGGTCGAACATCCGGCATCTAAATCTAAGACAACATCAGGCATCAAACTTTAAACACTATCCATACGGCATCATCTTCTTAATGGACTTCTCCTGGGTCTTATCCACTGTATCGCCCTGTCTGAGCCTCCTTGTCCTCTTTGCGGGCTTCCCTGTGAGGAGATGGCTCTTGTTTGCCTTCCATCTCTTAACCTTACCTGTTCCGGTTATCTTGAATCTCTTTGCTGCACCTCTATGGGTCTTCATCTTCGGCATCTTTCCTCCTTCCTCCCTAAACTACTTTGGTGATACAACCATTATTATGCTTTTACCCTGAAGTTTTGGTTTAGCCTCTATATTATACTGGTCACCAAGCCGTTCGATAATCTTCTCAAACACCTGCATGCCAAGTTCAGGCCTCACAATCTCCCTTCCCCTGAAAAAGAGAGAGACCTTTACCTTGTGCCCGCTATCCAGAAACCGGATGGTATTCCTGATCTTCAGTTCAAGGTCATGATCACCTATACGTGGCCTGACCTTTATCTCTTTGACGTCAACCGTCTTCCGGTGGGAGTGTTTCTTGTTCTGCTGGTACTTGAACTTACCGTAATCAAGGATTTTACAGACCGGGGGCTTTGCCTGTGGAGCTACTTCCACCAGGTCAAGCTCTCGTTCCTCAGCCTTCTTGAGGGCTTCTGAAATTGGAACAACCCCGACCTGTTGGCCATCTACATCGACAAGCCTCACCTCTCTTGCTCGAATAAACCTGTTTACCCGGTATTTCTGTGCTATAACACCACCTCCTGAACAGTTATTAATTGTCTTCTTTTCATTATGAAGACTGCTTCGGATTCAGAGCTTAAGTTTAAGCCTCCTGTCGCCAATCTCCTCAGCAAGACCTGAAACCAGATCCTCCGGCAAGTAGGGACCGCTCTGTTCTCCGCCCCTTTTTCTCACCGGCAACAGTCCCGACTCTATCTCCTTGTCACCTATTATAACTGAATAGGGAACCTTTCTAACAGATACCTGTCGGATTTTGTAGCCCACTTTCTCATTTTCAAAGTAAGGCTCTGCCCGTATCCCTGAGCGTTTAAAACCACTGAGCACCTCCCCGGCAAACTCAATATGCCGCTCCGCTACCGTTATAACCGCCATCTGGACGGGTGCAAGCCACAGTGGAAAGGCCCCGGCATAGTGTTCTATCAGGATACCGAAAAACCGCTCCAGGGACCCCATAAGTGCCCGATGTATCATTATTGGTTTGTGTTCTTTTCCGTCAGCCCCCCGGTAGGTCACGTCAAACCGCTCCGGGTTGTTGAAATCCACCTGGATTGTGCTGCACTGCCACTGCCTCATGAGGGAATCCTTCACCTTGATATCTATCTTTGGTCCATAAAACACCCCCTCTCCGGGGTCTATTTCATAGGCAAGGCCCTTGTTATCAAGTGCCGTTTTTAAGGCATTTGTTGCTCTCTCCCAGCTATCAAGGGATCCTACGTACTTCTCAGGACGCGTGGAGAGATATATATCATACCGGTCGAACCCGAAGGTCCTCAGCACAAAGAGAGTAAAGTCGAGAACATTCAATATCTCTTCCTCTATCTGGTCTTCCCTGCAGAAGATGTGTGCGTCATCCTGGGTAAACCCCCTGACGCGCAAAAGACCATGCAGGACCCCTGAACGCTCGAAACGGTAGACCGTTCCAAGCTCTGCATACCGGATGGGTAATTCCCTGTAACTCTTCAGACCGCTGTTGAATATGGCGATATGAAAGGGACAGTTCATGGGCTTTAACTCATAGTTGATACCCTCAACCTCCATCGGGGAGTACATGTTCTCCCGGTAGAAGTCCAGGTGGCCGCTCTTCTCCCAGAGATTAAGTTTCGCAATATGGGGGGTATAGAGAAGCTTGTAGTCCGCCTTCAGATGCTCGTCCCTCCAGAAGTCCTCGATCGTCTTTCTGATGAGTGCGCCGTCAGGATGCCAGAGTATAAGTCCCGGGCCTATCTCCTCGTTGATACTGAAGAGGTCCAACGCCTTACCCAGCCTCCGGTGATCACGCTTCTTTACCTCCTCAAGGAAATCAAGATACTCCCTCAGTTGAGCCTTGTCAGTGAAAGCGGTACCGTAAATCCTCTGGAGCATCTTCTTCCGTTCATCCCCTCTCCAGTAGGCACCTGCGATACTGAGAAGCTTGAAGGCCTTGATATAACCGGTTGAAGGCAGATGCGGCCCCCTGCAGAGGTCAACAAAACCGTCCTCCTCGTAAACTGAAACATGATCGTCCTCAATCTCCTCAACGATCTCCACCTTGTAATCCTCGCCCGTTCTCCTGAAAAACTCATTGGCCTCATCCCTCCTGATATCTTTTCTCAGGAAGGGGGAGTTCTTTTTTATAATATCCTTCATCCTTTTTTCTATCTTCTCAAGGTCCTCGGGAGTAAGCGCCCTCTCCATATCAAAGTCATAGTAAAAACCCTCGTCGGTTGCAGGCCCTATCGCTACCATGGTTCCCGGAAAGAGATCCTTTACGGCATGGGCCATTACATGGGAGGTGCTGTGCCGGTAAATCTCAAGCCCCTCCGGCGAATCAAGAGGTACAGGCTCGATGACGGATTCATCAGAGAGGTCATTCACCGACGCCAGATCCCGCAATTGCCCCTCCACCTTCACGGCCACGGCCCTGATCTTACGCAAGAACTTCCGGAGTTCCTCTCCGGACAACTCCTTTGTTTCACCACCGTATAAGATCTTGATAGTAACCTCCCGTCATTATCAACCAAACTCCTAAAATGCCAATAACGCACTTAACAAGTCAAGCTCTCCGGCCAAAGGTCGGGGCTTGACAATGTAAGGAAAATTTGATTAAATAGAGTCTGTGTATAAAGTCAACAATAGAGCCGTCATTCCCGCGGTCTGTTGGGCGGGAATCCAGTCTTTTCAGTAACTTCCGGATACCCGACTACAAACTTCGGGCATGACAAAAATAAAAAATGGCAGTTTGTACACAGACTCTAATTAGAGACTGAGTATAAAGTCAGTCCCTCTGTCTGTCATTCCGGCAGTCCTTAAGCCGGAATCCAGTCTTTTCAATAAGTTCCGGATATCCCGAAAGCGTTCGGGGCATGACAAAAATAAAAAATGGCAATTTATACACAGACTCTAATTACATTCCTTGCCTTCATCCCGACCAGAGATCGGGGCTTTCGGCAAGGTGCATTGTAACAGACTTATAGTACCCTGATGCTGAAGTTGGTTTCTGTAAAGAAGAACAAAAATAAGAGAAATTATACACGATTCACTATATACTTTTCAAACAGAAGACCTGGTCCCGTCGTTGGAAACAACATAAATTATAAATAATACGGCAAGGAAGGGGCTTTCTTACTATGTGTGTATACCTAAGGATACTTCTTTTTCAGGTACAAACCTGGGGGAGCAGGAAGTCTTTAAACTCAAGCAAACCCCTCCTCAGCTCCTTATTTTGATAATTCGAGTCTGTGTATAAATTGCCATTTTTTATTTTTGTCATACCCGAAGTCTGAAGTCGGGTATCCGGAACTTATTGAAAAGACTGGATTCCGGCTTAAGGACTGCCGGAATGACAGATAGGAAACCGCACTGGACGACATTAATCGGGAAGAACTCCATGGATATGATAATTTGGAGGACATCACCGGCGGCGGGGAGTCGTGGCTAACCGTCCCCGGAAACAATGGACGTATCCGGACTTTAGAATCTGGATGAGAATGAAAACTCCCCGCTGCAGAGACGGCGGAGTATCGTTAGGTAGAGTTTATTAGATTTAAAAATCCCCCCTCGCCCCCCTTTGCTAAAGGGGATTATAGGGCTGAGTAGTTACGAAAATTGTATCTTTATTTTCGGTGTCATTCCGGCTTGTCCGGAATCCTTCTACATTGTTTGGGACCACAAGAAAGATTCCGGACAAGCCGGAATGACGGAAAAACGACTACTGCTCGACTTTATATAGTCGTTTGTCATTCCCGCAAGCGAAGCACGTCGGGAATCCTTCTACATTGTTCGGGACCACAAGAAAGATTCCGGACAAGCCGGAATGACGGAAAAACGACTACTGCTCGACTTTATACACAGGTAACTACTCAGGTCTCCCCATTTGAAAGGGGGGGTTATAAGGAAACCCCACAGCAGAGACCTATGGCGATGCAAGCTATGATTATGCCGACTCCATCCGTTAGAAACCGGATGAGAATAAAATCACACCTGTCATAATCTGCAGTATTAATGATATAATTTTCACCATGTTGGAAGCCATAATCCTCGGTATAGTCCAGGGGCTTA
This bacterium BMS3Abin08 DNA region includes the following protein-coding sequences:
- the qseF gene encoding transcriptional regulatory protein QseF; translated protein: MSEKVLVVDDKKDMLVFLERLLSTELNVQVVGVTRGRDAVGAISGDGVDVVITDVKMPGKDGIALLEDLRKIDSDLIVIILTGYGTVDLAVEALKKGAYDFLTKPVDNERLIHTLKRALEYRRVLKEKRFLEERVKYASLKRELIGESDVMANLLDRIRTIAETGETVLITGETGTGKELAARTTHRFSRRSKGPFIAVNCPAIPESILESELFGYRKGAFTSAVSDRKGLFEAADGGTLFLDEIGDIPLSVQSKLLRVLQEKEFKPLGDTASVKVNVRVIASTNQEIERKIEDGQFRDDLYYRLNVITVRMPSLNDRVDDIPLLAEHFLIEYALEYGKSITGFSRDALDYLKVREWRGNVRELQNTIKRAVIFSKGSIIDRDAFEDTTQFGHFTGGVSCETMSMDYKTARNRVLEHFTVNYIRHLLKKTSGNVTHAARMAELERQSIQHLMRKYGIDSKDFR
- the kinE_2 gene encoding sporulation kinase E; the encoded protein is MKPLRDMSLTTKFFLGIGFIVIFFWCLFNVLIYFNLKDTSINQTYEKTDILFSHIQATVQYIRKQVRPKLFHILPEDSFIPEAMSVSFMNKGIMSEFKKSFPDFEYRRVAINPMNPRNSPNKLDLRYIGLFRNKKIEKIREVVKQNGKRYFIQARPIVIEKECLLCHGDPANAPVSLVRLYGKKGGFYRTAGEIIGVESIAIPIDEAFLQIKGLVFSIFLTGIVGVVFLFLSVNYYINIVAVKPIKDVSRFFKSVVKGEKDLDTRVEVASKDEIGELAEAFNRMMAYLKNSQDKMKGSELKYRRIFEGSKDTILIADCEGFIQDVNPAGLELFGCEDKSNLIRHKTFYDIFINKDDYTDFLDRMKNVGFVKDYETQLRGIDGGLIDVLITANFRRSDDGEICGFEAIVKDISEWKRVQDRLKEADRLASIGQLAAGLAHELNNPLGIILGYSGILMKELREKDGVRSDIGVISRNAETCKRIVEDLLKFSRRTETRPELLDIHRLVDGVVEMLSYQVEAKGVDIARKYSSSVPEVMLDREKMRQVFMNIIVNAIQAVSPGGEIMIESNCNKSPSRIFISVRDNGVGIPEEIRGRIFEPFFTTKEPGEGTGLGLSVSYGIVKEHHGDIIVESEVGRGSTFTVSLPMERGVRSGHV
- the pheS gene encoding phenylalanine--tRNA ligase alpha subunit, which gives rise to MVMEDIKGLRDGFLSDLKGLNTLRQLRDLKVRYLGKKGLLTQQLRSLSLLPKEERPEAGKEINELKRFVEEEIERLEAALSERDMVEKVASESLDITLPGKYIQPGTIHPVNQVLEEIIDIFTFMGFTVEEGPEVELDYYNFEALNIPKDHPARDMQDTFYVETGVGDSTPGMEYTFESDVVLRTHTSPVQIRVMERRNPPFRVIAPGKVYRCDADVSHTPMFHQVEGLMVGEDITFAHLKGILEVFIHNLFGPDTPVRFRPSYFPFTEPSAEVDIGCILCGGQGCRVCKGTGWLEVLGSGMVHPRVFEAVNYDTEKYTGFAFGMGVERLTMLKYGIDDIRLFFENGLRFLKQF
- the rplT gene encoding 50S ribosomal protein L20 is translated as MPRAKGGFKTRRRRKKVLKMASGFYGARSRCYKVAKQAVEHALQDAYRDRRAKKRDFRRLWIIRINAAARQAGMTYGEFICGLKKAEIGLDRKVLAEIAYSDPNTFGELVEKAKQALAA
- the rpmI gene encoding 50S ribosomal protein L35; the encoded protein is MPKMKTHRGAAKRFKITGTGKVKRWKANKSHLLTGKPAKRTRRLRQGDTVDKTQEKSIKKMMPYG
- the infC gene encoding translation initiation factor IF-3; its protein translation is MRLVDVDGQQVGVVPISEALKKAEERELDLVEVAPQAKPPVCKILDYGKFKYQQNKKHSHRKTVDVKEIKVRPRIGDHDLELKIRNTIRFLDSGHKVKVSLFFRGREIVRPELGMQVFEKIIERLGDQYNIEAKPKLQGKSIIMVVSPK
- the thrS gene encoding threonine--tRNA ligase; protein product: MSGEELRKFLRKIRAVAVKVEGQLRDLASVNDLSDESVIEPVPLDSPEGLEIYRHSTSHVMAHAVKDLFPGTMVAIGPATDEGFYYDFDMERALTPEDLEKIEKRMKDIIKKNSPFLRKDIRRDEANEFFRRTGEDYKVEIVEEIEDDHVSVYEEDGFVDLCRGPHLPSTGYIKAFKLLSIAGAYWRGDERKKMLQRIYGTAFTDKAQLREYLDFLEEVKKRDHRRLGKALDLFSINEEIGPGLILWHPDGALIRKTIEDFWRDEHLKADYKLLYTPHIAKLNLWEKSGHLDFYRENMYSPMEVEGINYELKPMNCPFHIAIFNSGLKSYRELPIRYAELGTVYRFERSGVLHGLLRVRGFTQDDAHIFCREDQIEEEILNVLDFTLFVLRTFGFDRYDIYLSTRPEKYVGSLDSWERATNALKTALDNKGLAYEIDPGEGVFYGPKIDIKVKDSLMRQWQCSTIQVDFNNPERFDVTYRGADGKEHKPIMIHRALMGSLERFFGILIEHYAGAFPLWLAPVQMAVITVAERHIEFAGEVLSGFKRSGIRAEPYFENEKVGYKIRQVSVRKVPYSVIIGDKEIESGLLPVRKRGGEQSGPYLPEDLVSGLAEEIGDRRLKLKL